The Sparus aurata chromosome 12, fSpaAur1.1, whole genome shotgun sequence sequence GAAATGCTAAGATGATGGGATGGCACGAAATATTTAAAAAGGCTGATGACGGAGATGAGTTTACATTTCTTGTAAATGTGTCTCGTGTGACTCGTTAGCTGACTGCTAAAACTTCCTCTTTTGTTGGAAACTGTGCCGGCTTTCCATAATCGTGGGATCAAAGTATGCTTCAGTTTTGTTGCGGTGCTCAAGTAATGATTACTATGCTGTGTGATGCACCCACGGCATGTTTGTGTGAAAGGTTGTGGGCTGTTGTGTGAATAGAGCATTCGCTAGCCACACACCTAGCCCAACGCTAGTTCTTGCTAGGCTGGAAAAACCGACCAAATGCGACGTCTGTGTGGCGTCTGTGGCATGATGAGGGCAGGGTTTTGGCTGTTATGACATGATTCATATTTAATTTTCTATGCGCTTTGAGTTTTGCTGGTGAAGCATGTCTAGAAAGTGAGCAGTCAAAGCGAAAAACAGGCTAGCCTACCTCGtggttctgctctgtggatCCATGCTGTCTGCCGGTGGTCATAGTGGTGAGATTTACTTCCCGGTCAATCGGCTCCGCCTGCCGCCTTGAGCTCCACCCTTTCCGCTTCCCGGTATTTTTCCAAAATGATATGTaatgcttttttctttaaagcttAATATTATAGCatatattaaaaacaacttATTTCCCAGTATTGTATTGTTGGAGAAGAAGTTacttccacttttttttcccgttgttgtgcttttatttccttATCTACCTATCacatctttttttgttctgatttatttttgttcccTCTCAGAGCTCTCTTCTTGTTTCCCTTCTTTGGTATATTATTTAGTATAGTACAAATAATAAAATTGCAAGTCCCATTAATAAAGATTTTTGATTAAATAATCAGAGAATTATATGATATATGATCACCTTCTTCATAAAATAAGTCTACTTTTAATGCCCAGGGGGTTAAATCAGGTAAATGGTTGTGTAAgaaagaacagcttgtttttccacatttcaaCTGTCAGTACATCCTTTCCCACATGTGAGGGTGTGTCTGGCAGTTACAACAtctgaacaaaacatttgatttgactgAGATAAACAAGGGTGtatcatttttatatatatatatatatgtgtatgtgtatgtgtgtgtgtatatatatatatatatatatatatatatatatatatatatatatatatatatatatatatatatatatatatatatatatatatatatatatatatatatatatatatctatatatctctatatatatatatatatatatatatataatatataacacCAAAAGGTCAGAACGTTTAATGTGACTAATTTTGAATAATCTACCATATAAACCAGACCGTTCACGCACATGTGCTGTAAAACCATAAAACACAACCGTCGTTCTTATTGTCCTTAATAAGACAATAAACACAGGACACACCTGCTGTGAATGTGTAAAggtcgtaataataataaatctgtCCTCCATTCTTAGGCTCAACATGAAGGTCGCTGTGAATTTGAGCGGATACAGTGCGACGCCTGCCAAGTCATGATTCTCCTGACGGAGAAGGAAAGACATCTCGAGAGAGAATGTGAAGCAAGAACGCtcaactgtaaatactgcaaAATGACCTTCAACTTTAAGGACATCAAGGTGAGGGAGATTATCTAGTGCAAGACATTTGTTGGTTGTGTCTGCATAAATTGACCCAAAAATAACACTCTCATGATGTGATTTAGGCCCATGATGAGATCTGTCTGAAGTTTCCTTTACAATGCAAGGACTGTGGAAAGAAGAAGATCCCAAGAGAAAAGGTTCGAGCTGTGCCTCAATTTACCCTTTAATTTTCCATATTCATATCCATGTGGAGTTTTAAATGGTATTAAAAGTGGTTTTAAATTTCTTGGTATTGTAGTGCTTAACAGTATCCTCTCTGAACAAAGGCTCTTACATGTTTTACCCCTGTCTATAAAGGGACTATCTTTATACTGTGCCAAAGCATAGAGcagcgatcctcaataggcggcccccgggccgcatccggcccgccggcctcctgtttgtggcccctgaacttttattccttcaccatgggttttggttgggtcagcacgtgtgcaccgggacttgtctccatgccaacgatacagagacagctgggtcactcaccgctgcaagcgcaacttttaactttcactttcgttttcggagcagttcgcgtattcacaatttgccggtggtaaaagattgaaaatggtgtgtttccaagtaaactgctattacaaaatggacagtgaaaatccgcGACTCAGAGAAGTTgggatttaaaatttgcattcattctcacTCTGACCAGGACAAGCCCCACATATTTTACAGTGCAGCAGTAACAAAGGCCAGACATAGTTTAAGTAATTCTACCCCATTTCGTCATGTAATATCATTCACGCAAACGTTGTAAcagacggggagtttctcccggcaaacaccctttcactcacggtgccaaaatgtttatcatccttgttaaaactcaactccaattaatcaaagaacaaatgacgtgaattaacccacaaccatcttacatatcatcttattcacaaacacattcacgaaccataattacaccaacaccaacagaatacccaagagtcattgtgccacagtccacaaggggcgttacaatatgccaagagaagctgtgatgaagatttccaatttgaaacggcattatgagatgaagcataggaattttgaagagacatttcctcaaaattcagagataagcacaacacaaataaatgcactgaaatcgtcatatcaagctgcaagcaggctgcttgtcacatctatggcacaatgaaataaaataatgcatgactgaagtgatggacacaatgtttgaaggcaaacaaaaagaggaaatattcaactatgtattttaatttatgttaaaatggaaattacattttattttagttcgtattttgtttagaatgaaaaggacattttgttttgaatattacagtattattgcatgtggcctgaccgacctcaatacatggacctttgagtcattgaaaaaaatctttgtggccctttaagatttgtatttgagtacccctggcaTAGAGAATTCATGGAATAGGCTAATGCTACATATAGCAACACCTGTTCCAGAATGGTACGAAATACAtgcaaatgtataaaatgtgtaCTATTTTGCAAAGAAATACAAGTTGGATGaataatgaatataaataaatgtaccaTTAAACCAGAAGGTTGTCAGTTCCAGAAATTGATCATCTGAAAGTAAAAGGTTTTTAGGAAATGGTGCCTGAGAGTTCCCTCTGCGACCACAGTTTCTGTTTAACTGAACATCATGTACTTAACTTTCACTTCTGTTTGAGTTTGTCTAATGTTTAAGAGATTGGTTCCTAACTTTTAACtctttttacatcagttcaatgACCACAGCAGGTCCTGCGCCAAGTCCAAGAGTGCCTGTCCATTCAGTGAAGTGGGCTGTAAATCAGTGGTACGTACGGTAACCTATTCAGAACTTAacactgtcattgtgttattttgtgttgaAATTGGTCGAAAAACCTTACCCTGCTTGTTCTCAAGGTACCGCAAAGGAAGTTTGGCAGTTCgtaaaatacacatatttgatgtcttgctgagagttagacgAGTAGATTGATACCACACTCATCTATACAGAAAATATGCAGCTGCAGCtaagttagcttagcatagcataagCATCCGGTTCTGTAAAACCAGAGCTTTATTTAACTGATATGTTTTTCTGGATATGAGAGATTTCTCAGACTGCTGTTTTTGCCTCAGCTCTTGTCATTGGTGTAAAAAGGTGGGGCTCAGTCGGGAAAAAGAAGTTAATGTCACATGCTCCTGTGCACCAATCAGGATTTAGcatcatttgaatatttgaaatcTGATGACAGTTGAGGCGTTGTTTAACGCAGTCCAACCACACAGTCCTGATGCAGCAGATTAGACTGTTTTCTGACTCATAAATATCATAACAagtctgttgttgctgttgaacCTTTTAATGTTAGAAATTACTATAATTGTGAAGGTTTCTTCACAACCAGATTTTAGGGGATCCttatcagaaatatattttgatGTTGTATGTATAATTGTTCTATTGTTCTGAGTCTGTTACagaaagtacattttaaaagtgttttgcaACCTGAatgaacagatggaaacaacTTTATGAAGCATTAGTTACACCCCTGATAAAATCTCACTGACCATTTATGCACTGCAGTTTGAAAGTTTTTCTGTTTGGTCCTGAATACAGCAGTGGCAAAATgagctctgttgtgtttctcaGATAGAAAACGGGAAGCTCAGCGACCATGAGCACAGCAGCACCATGGAGCACTTGCGTCTGCTGTTGCCCATGGTGCTGTCCATGGCTCGGGTGCGTGCTGACGCTCCTGGTCCCGGGGAGTGGCAGGAGGATTCTGGTCTGGGACTGTACAGGGCTCCTGAGGAGGGAGTCAATATGGccgctgctggagctgcagcctCTGCACAGCCTGTGGACTTGGAAAAAAAGGTGAGTCTCAGATTGATTGAATGCTCTTTAATAACCACTaatgttttatcagttttaaaatggcaatttaaatgtatttgctgttgtttttggaCAGGTCAGTGCGTTAGAAAACATCGTCTGTGTCCTGAACCGAGAGGTGGAGCGCAGTTCGGTTACGCTGGAGGCTTTCTCACATCAACATCGTTTAGACCAGGAAAAAATTGAAAATCTCTCCAATAAAGTGCGTCAGCTGGAGCGGACGGTCACGATGAAAGACTTGCAACTGTCTGAAACCGAACAGCTAGTGCAAGAGCTCCAGTTCTGCACATACGATGGGATATTTGTCTGGAAAATCTCTGACTTCTCTCGCCGCAGACAGGAGGCCTTGGCCAATCGAACACCTGCAATGTTCTCTCCAGGTGAGTTAAAGGACTTCAAGGAtaaggtgaagtttcgtagtccatcAAACATGTCTGGAGCTTCATAGCCAAACAGTTTTGCAGCACTCTCCTAAAAAACTGGAGTAGATGGGGAATtgctttaaaatggaaaaaaacgacaacaacagaaaacaacaactctgGTCCCTGAAAGCCCTAAAATCCTGAAGTGAGTTAAAAAGAAATTGTTTAGCTTGGCAACTAACGTCTTTTCAGATCAATTTGGAATCTTGAGGTTtgcagagacttggattatgtcAGATGAGCTTCTTCAaatgtttaggagaatgctgcagcgctgttttgttctcaggctccagaaatgttttgtggactacgaaacttcccCTAATAGTCCATCGGCATATAGATGATTAGATAATTactgaatttccatttttggttgaactgtTCATTTGTCCGCCAACAATCATACATTGCAAAGGTCCTCTGCATCGTAATGAAGAGATTTTTTTAGAGTGAGCTGAGATCATGTGGTTTGGATGATCTTAGCTCTTGGCGAGTGGTCAAGGGAAATTCCACTTCAATACACCCATGTTGTCCTTTAGGGAGTTTACATGTCACGCCCATTCTCACATGAAACATGGTGCTTTTAGGCTCTATTTACATCCTTGctcctgtttttcttcctcacaGCATTTTACTCCAGCAAATACGGATACAAAATGTGTCTGAGGTTGTATTTGAACGGCGATGGGACAGGGCGAGGAACACATCTCTCACTGTTCTTCGTCGTGATGAGAGGAAAGTGCGATGCACTGCTCAAATGGCCATTCAGCCAGAAGGTAGGAAGGCCTCTAAGTGATCTTCGGACCCATTgttaaatcataataataagGAGCACAAAACAAACCGATGTCCCCTTCTgtgcctcctcctccaggtgaCTCTGATGCTCTTGGATCAGAACAACAGAGAGCACATTATAGATGCTTTCCGCCCTGATgtcacctccacctccttccaGCAGCCGATCAGTGAGATGAATATTGCCAGCGGCTGCCCGCTCTTCTGTCCACTGGCTAAACTGGCTGGCAAGAGCCCATATCTGAGAGATGATACGATTTTCATCAAAGCCATTGTAGATCTCACAGGCTTATAGGGTGTGTCTGTGGAAGCTACACCAAGCAAACAATGGaaacattataataatatataatacgAAGAATAATCAcaatagtaataatagtaacaatatattttaaatgtatgattatATCATACATCAAGAATGTCATCAAGATTTTTTCTTGAGAGGGTCACGTTAGGACTGATATACAAGGGTGTGTAAAATAACATTCATGGTGGTGGAATTATAATGGATATAATCCATCTGTACTGAATAAATTAATCTGACTTAAAAGAGCCAAAGACGGAGTTTAGTAGAGCCAGATAAAATTCTGGGTTTTGGGGCTGATGTCAATACTGATATTGTCGAGCAACACAATTCAGATATTGATCAGCTAATATTCTTCTATACAaagaatatatacataaacacacatttttatgcCTCTGCGCCGGCGATAGCTGTGGCCATGGCATAAACATCTGCTTGAGGATAAAGTGATTAGAATTTGGTGGTTagaggtcactgtgacctcacaaaacacatttttgttgacAACAAAAtttatcagtattttttttatatccaaaGGGTCAAAGGTCCACTTTGGTTACATCATATTGTTCCACAAAAAATGGTCTGTCCATTATTAAACGCCACAGCTCAGTGACTAGTGCATGGAGACAATAATTCCAGTTTGACAGacgatccctcaaatgtggttatagAACACTTAtaaagtgacaaaaataaagacaacattCTTTTTACAGCTAAACTCTTTTgtcaaaaaggaaaacatccaATTGAAACAGTAAAATTCGAACTGCATCATGCATTCAGTATTCATATCAGCACATATTTGACAGCACATATGCCGATACAGGTATATCTGTGATGTCTGGCCAATGATATCGGTCAACTGATCAATCAGTCTGGCTCCAAAGTATAGACATTGCTGTTATTTTCTCAATGTCTTGTATATTTAAGATGTGTGATGGCACCAAGATCACATACAGAAATATAGAGCAGTCAGCAGGAGTCTGGGATAAATAGAGGTCTTCAATCGTCTGTCATCCTAATGTGACCCTCCTGGCGTTCGCataaaacattataacatataaataaatcatataacaaatattttatacatacatttataagTATATATTATAATATCTCTAATATTCCAGAGTCAGCTTTGCATTGTGATGTCAAACAGTACAAACATGTTATAAGCAGgccactttttaaaatgtagagtCTCAAAGTGTAACACGCGACACATTTATGCATAAACTGCATGAGCCATTGTTTTGTTGCAAAATGAATacgtttttttattattagtgAATGagactgctttaaaaaaaacaccttacaTAGACCGCCAATACAGGGAGTTTAATTTATAGCAAACAGTAGCTATTTACTATTGTACCACCACTATT is a genomic window containing:
- the traf2b gene encoding TNF receptor-associated factor 2, with protein sequence MARISLECVNSLPGIPLSVLSVPMENKYKCQQCLQVLRKPVQAQCGHRFCVHCFKQLTSSGPKPCEACRQEEIYEEPISILNSNEVFPDNAAGREIASLPARCLNQGCSWTGSIKEYEAQHEGRCEFERIQCDACQVMILLTEKERHLERECEARTLNCKYCKMTFNFKDIKAHDEICLKFPLQCKDCGKKKIPREKFNDHSRSCAKSKSACPFSEVGCKSVIENGKLSDHEHSSTMEHLRLLLPMVLSMARVRADAPGPGEWQEDSGLGLYRAPEEGVNMAAAGAAASAQPVDLEKKVSALENIVCVLNREVERSSVTLEAFSHQHRLDQEKIENLSNKVRQLERTVTMKDLQLSETEQLVQELQFCTYDGIFVWKISDFSRRRQEALANRTPAMFSPAFYSSKYGYKMCLRLYLNGDGTGRGTHLSLFFVVMRGKCDALLKWPFSQKVTLMLLDQNNREHIIDAFRPDVTSTSFQQPISEMNIASGCPLFCPLAKLAGKSPYLRDDTIFIKAIVDLTGL